The Polaribacter sp. Q13 sequence TAAATTATCTCAAAGTTTACAACGTGTTGTACATCATAATACGGCATATAATCCGCCTGCTCCATTTAAATTTTTATTAAATAATACGGATTTAAAAGTGGTACAAGGAAAGTCTATTTCTATTTTGGTTGAGACCCAAGGAAAAGTGTTACCTATGGAGTCACAGATCCATTTTGAAAATCAGAAATATTTTTTACAAAATAATGGGAACGGAACGTTTTCTTATACGTTTTCTGATGTTCAAAATCCAATTGATTTTTTTATTGAAGCAAATGGGGTTCAATCTCAAAATTATAATATAGAAGTAATAAAAACACCTACCATTAATAGTATTTCTTTAGATATTAATTATCCAAGATATCTAAATAAGAAAAATGAAACTATTAAAAACTCTGGTAATATTATAGTTCCCGAAGGTACAACCATTACTTGGAATGTATCTACAAACCAAACAGATTCTGTGGCTTTTATTTACAATAAAATGAGATCTTTTTTTAGGCAAATAGATGAGCATCAATTTAAATATTCTAAAACAATTAAAAATACACTGAATTACAATATTGCTTCTTCAAATAATAATTTAAAAGATTTTGAGAATTTACAATTTTCTGTAGATGTTGTAAAAGATGAGTTTCCTTTAATTAGTGTGCAATCTAATATTGATAGTGTTTCACGTGGAACATCAGAATTTGCTGGTCAGATTTCTGATGATTATGGTATTAGAAAATTACAGATTGTTTATTATAATGAGTTACAATCAGCAATTAAAAATAGCTGCAATTTAGAAATATCCAATCAAAATATTCAATCTTTTTTTTATCAATTTCCGATAGGATTAAATCTTATAGAAGGTGTTAATTATGAATTCTATTTTCAGGTTTCAGATAATGATGCTGTAAACGGAGGTAAAAAAACTAAGAGTAAAGTTTTTAATTTTCGGCAAAAAACAAGTGATGAAGTAGAGGAGGAGTTATTGCAAGAACAAAAAAATACCATTAATAATATTGAAAATTCTATACAGAAACAAAAGAATCAACAGAAAAATTTAGAAAAGGTTCAGCAAGATTTACAAGGAAAGAAGAAGTTTAATTGGAATGATAAAAAGAAAATAGAAAAGTTAGTAGAGCGTCAGAACAATTATAATAAAATGATGCAACATCAAACTGAAAAATTACAAGATAATTTAGAGGAAAAGAAAGAAGAAAATGAGGATCTTCAGAATAAAAAAGAAGAGTTAAAAAAGCGTATTGAGGAATTAAAGAAATTAGACAAGCAACAAAAGCTTTTAGATGAAATTCAGAAAATGGCAGAGAAACTTAACAAAGATGATTTGTTAAAAAAAGCGAAAGAATTATCACAACAAAATAAGCAACAAGAAAGAAGTTTAGAACGTATTTTAGAATTGACGAAGCGTTTTTATGTAGAGCAGAAAACAATGCAAATTGCAGATAAGATTGATAAATTATCTAAAAAACAAGAGGAGTTATCAGAAAGCAAAGAAGCTACTTTAGATGCTCAGAAAGATATTAAAAAGGAGTTTGATGCTATTAAGAAGGAGTTGGATGACTTAAATAAGGATAATGAAAAATTAAAAGAACCTATGGAACTTCCGGATGTGGAAGATGAAAAAGAAAATATAGAGGAAGAATTAAATATGTCTGAAGAAGAACTTTCTAAAGAAAATAAGAGTGAAGCAAAAAGTAGTCAAAAGAAATCATCTAAAAAGATGAAAGAAATGAGCGCTAAAATGCAAAAAGCGATGCTGGATATGGAAGGGGAATCTATGGAAGAGAATATGGATGACTTGCGAAAAATTTTAGAAAACTTAGTTATTTTTTCTTTTGGTCAGGAAAAATTAATGAATAAGTTTGAAGAAAGTTCTACGTCACATCCAAATTTTGGTAAGGACTTAAAGAGGCAAAATGAACTAAGAACTTATTTTGAACATATAGACGATAGCTTGTATGTGTTGTCTATGCGAGTGCCTAAAATTTCATCTAAAATTAAGGATGATTTATCTACTACTCATTATAATTTAGAACAGTCTTTATATAATTTTTCTGAAAATCTCTTTATAAACGGAGTGTCTAACCAACGTTATGTAATGACTTCTGTAAATAGTTTAGCAGATTATTTAAGTAACATTTTAAGTAGTATGAAAAATTCTATGTCCATGAAAATGGGTAAAGGAAAGAAAGGAAAAGGACAAGGATTTAGTCTGCCAGATTTAATTAAGAAACAGGGAGAATTGTCTAAAAAGATGAAGGATGGAATGAAGAAAGGAAAGAAACCTGGAGAAAAGGGTAAGCCTGGAGAGAAAGGTGAAAAAGGAAAAGAAGGTAAAGGGGATAAACCAGGTAAAGATGGTAAGAAAGGTGAAGATGGAGAAGGTGGTGCTAGTGATGATTTAAATGGAGAAATCTATGAAATTTATAAGCAGCAAAGTTTATTAAGGCAAGAATTGCAAAAACAAATTAGGTTGTCTGAGGGAGATGGTAATGGTGGTAATTCTGATGCTAAGAAAGCTTTAAAGAAGATGGAGGATTTAGAAAACGAAATTTTAGAAAAAGGTTTTAATGCTGGAACGCTTCAAAAAATGGAGCATTTAAATTACGAATTATTAAAATTAGATAAGGCGGCGTTAGAGCAAGGAGAAGATAAAAAGAGAAAATCGAATGCTAGTTTAAAGGAATCTCAAAAACGGAATATAAAAGCTATTCAATTTAAAAAGCAGTTTTACAATCAAACAGAAATATTAAATAGACAATCGTTACCTTTGCAGCTAAATTATAAAAAGAAAGTCAGACAATATTTTTCTGACATAAAAAAAGAGTAGGTATGGTAACTTTTAATTACGAAACTGAATTTAAATTAGATCATGAAAATCTGCTAGAATATTGGGTAGATACTATTGTTTCAAATCATGATTATAGTATTGGTGAAATCAATTATATTTTTTGTGATGATGCATATCTTCATAAATTAAATGTGGAGTTTTTACAACATGATACACTTACAGATGTTATTAGTTTTGATAACACTTTAGGGAAGTTGGTGAGTGGTGATATTTATATTTCTGTAGAACGGGTAGCAGATAATGCAACAGATTTTAAGGAAGATTTTATAGATGAATTGCATAGAGTAATGATTCATGGTGTATTGCATTATATGGGTTATAAAGATAAGTCTGAAGAAGAAAAAAAGAAGATGAGAGCAGCCGAGAATAAAGCATTGGCAGCCTTTAATTAAGAAATTAGTAATTAAAAATTAAGAGAGTTTCACGTGGAACTATAAAAAAATGAGTTTATTTTCAACAACATACGATGTTATTGTAGTAGGAGGTGGTCACGCAGGAAGTGAGGCTGCTGCATCCGCTGCTAATATGGGTGCACATACCTTATTAATTACAATGAATTTGCAAAATATTGCACAAATGAGTTGTAATCCAGCCATGGGCGGAATCGCAAAAGGACAAATAATAAGAGAGATTGATGCACTAGGAGGTTACAGTGGAATTGTAACTGATAAGACCGCTATTCAATTTAAAATGCTTAACAAATCTAAAGGACCTGCAATGTGGAGTCCAAGAGCGCAATCAGACAGAATGCAGTTTGCAGAATGTTGGAGAACGATGTTAGAGCAAACAGAAAATGTAGATTTTTATCAAGATTCTGTAAATGGTTTATTGTTTGATGGCAACAAAATTATAGGAGTTAAAACGGCTTTAGGTTTAGAAATAAAAGCAAAGACCGTGGTAATTACTGCAGGTACTTTTTTAAACGGTTTAATTCATATTGGTGATAAAAGTTTTGGTGGAGGTAGAGCAGGAGAAGGAGCATCTACCGGTATTACAGAAGATTTAGTTGCTAAAGGTTTTGAATCTGGTAGAATGAAGACTGGAACGCCACCAAGAGTTGATGGACGATCTTTAGATTATTCTAAAATGATTGAGCAACCTGGTGATGAAGTAACAGAAAAGTTTTCTTATTTACCAACTACTAAAGCATTGGTAAAACAACGTTCATGTTGGCTTACGTATACCAATTTAGATGTGCACGATTTGTTGCGTACAGGGTTTGATAGATCGCCAATGTTTAATGGTAGAATTAAATCTACAGGGCCAAGATATTGTCCTTCGATAGAAGATAAGATAGATCGTTTTTCAACTAAAGATAGACATCAAATGTTTATTGAGCCAGAAGGATGGACTACTTGTGAAATGTATGTAAATGGGTTTTCAACTTCTCTTCCAGAAGATGTCCAGGACAAAGCAATTCGTTCTGTAGCTGGTTTCGAAAATGTAAAATTCTTACGTTATGGGTATGCAATAGAATATGACTTTTTTCCACCTACACAATTAAAACATTCTCTAGAAACAAAAATTATAGAAAATTTATTTTTCGCAGGTCAAATAAACGGAACAACAGGTTATGAAGAAGCGGCAGCACAAGGTTTAATGGCTGGTGTAAATGCAGCATTAAAAACGCAAGAAAAAGAGCCATTTATTTTAAAAAGGAACGAAGCTTATATAGGTGTTTTAATAGATGATTTAATTACTAAAGGAACCGAAGAGCCTTATAGAATGTTTACATCTAGAGCAGAATATAGAACCTTGTTAAGACAAGATAATGCAGATTTAAGATTAACTCCGTTAGGGTTTAAATTAGGTTTAGCATCTCAAGAGAGATTAGATAGAGTAATAGAAAAACAAGAAAAAGCAGATTTATTAATTCAGTTTTTACAAAATACAAGTGTAAAGCAAGAAGAGATAA is a genomic window containing:
- a CDS encoding DUF4175 family protein, with the translated sequence MSGFKKIEEKLRQFTRKYYISELIKGSILFISLGFLYFFFTVFIEYFLWLKPTARTILFWVFLLVELFLLVRFIFIPIFKLVGLRKGISFEQSSKIIGDHFPAVQDKLLNVLQLKKNSNNSDLLLASIDQKSEELQPIPFVKAVDFKKNKKYLKYAIIPILIFLITLFTDNNDKLSQSLQRVVHHNTAYNPPAPFKFLLNNTDLKVVQGKSISILVETQGKVLPMESQIHFENQKYFLQNNGNGTFSYTFSDVQNPIDFFIEANGVQSQNYNIEVIKTPTINSISLDINYPRYLNKKNETIKNSGNIIVPEGTTITWNVSTNQTDSVAFIYNKMRSFFRQIDEHQFKYSKTIKNTLNYNIASSNNNLKDFENLQFSVDVVKDEFPLISVQSNIDSVSRGTSEFAGQISDDYGIRKLQIVYYNELQSAIKNSCNLEISNQNIQSFFYQFPIGLNLIEGVNYEFYFQVSDNDAVNGGKKTKSKVFNFRQKTSDEVEEELLQEQKNTINNIENSIQKQKNQQKNLEKVQQDLQGKKKFNWNDKKKIEKLVERQNNYNKMMQHQTEKLQDNLEEKKEENEDLQNKKEELKKRIEELKKLDKQQKLLDEIQKMAEKLNKDDLLKKAKELSQQNKQQERSLERILELTKRFYVEQKTMQIADKIDKLSKKQEELSESKEATLDAQKDIKKEFDAIKKELDDLNKDNEKLKEPMELPDVEDEKENIEEELNMSEEELSKENKSEAKSSQKKSSKKMKEMSAKMQKAMLDMEGESMEENMDDLRKILENLVIFSFGQEKLMNKFEESSTSHPNFGKDLKRQNELRTYFEHIDDSLYVLSMRVPKISSKIKDDLSTTHYNLEQSLYNFSENLFINGVSNQRYVMTSVNSLADYLSNILSSMKNSMSMKMGKGKKGKGQGFSLPDLIKKQGELSKKMKDGMKKGKKPGEKGKPGEKGEKGKEGKGDKPGKDGKKGEDGEGGASDDLNGEIYEIYKQQSLLRQELQKQIRLSEGDGNGGNSDAKKALKKMEDLENEILEKGFNAGTLQKMEHLNYELLKLDKAALEQGEDKKRKSNASLKESQKRNIKAIQFKKQFYNQTEILNRQSLPLQLNYKKKVRQYFSDIKKE
- the ybeY gene encoding rRNA maturation RNase YbeY; its protein translation is MVTFNYETEFKLDHENLLEYWVDTIVSNHDYSIGEINYIFCDDAYLHKLNVEFLQHDTLTDVISFDNTLGKLVSGDIYISVERVADNATDFKEDFIDELHRVMIHGVLHYMGYKDKSEEEKKKMRAAENKALAAFN
- the mnmG gene encoding tRNA uridine-5-carboxymethylaminomethyl(34) synthesis enzyme MnmG, with translation MSLFSTTYDVIVVGGGHAGSEAAASAANMGAHTLLITMNLQNIAQMSCNPAMGGIAKGQIIREIDALGGYSGIVTDKTAIQFKMLNKSKGPAMWSPRAQSDRMQFAECWRTMLEQTENVDFYQDSVNGLLFDGNKIIGVKTALGLEIKAKTVVITAGTFLNGLIHIGDKSFGGGRAGEGASTGITEDLVAKGFESGRMKTGTPPRVDGRSLDYSKMIEQPGDEVTEKFSYLPTTKALVKQRSCWLTYTNLDVHDLLRTGFDRSPMFNGRIKSTGPRYCPSIEDKIDRFSTKDRHQMFIEPEGWTTCEMYVNGFSTSLPEDVQDKAIRSVAGFENVKFLRYGYAIEYDFFPPTQLKHSLETKIIENLFFAGQINGTTGYEEAAAQGLMAGVNAALKTQEKEPFILKRNEAYIGVLIDDLITKGTEEPYRMFTSRAEYRTLLRQDNADLRLTPLGFKLGLASQERLDRVIEKQEKADLLIQFLQNTSVKQEEINPILEAKGLALINQSMKLYKIAARPQLDFSDFKSVEKLNVFLEENKIDKEAIEQAVIHLKYSGYIEKEKNNADKLNRLENVMIPSKFDYQKVKSISFEAREKLSKIQPTSISQASRISGVSPSDISVLLVYMGR